The following are encoded together in the Streptomyces rapamycinicus NRRL 5491 genome:
- the argH gene encoding argininosuccinate lyase, producing the protein MSNGNSGDVRLWGGRFADGPSEALEKLSASVHFDWRLAPYDIAGSRAHARVLHTAGLLTADELERMLAGLDRLEADVASGDFTGTIADEDVHTALERGLLERLGPDLGGKLRAGRSRNDQIATLFRMYLRDHARIVGGLIADLQQALVGLAEAHPDVAMPGRTHLQHAQPVLFAHHVLAHVQALSRDAERLRQWDERTAVSPYGSGALAGSSLGLDPQAVAADLGFERGSSANSLDGTASRDFVAEFAFITAMIGVDLSRIAEEIILWNTKEFSFVTLHDAFSTGSSIMPQKKNPDIAELARGKSGRLIGNLTGLLATLKALPLAYNRDLQEDKEPVFDSCDQLEVLLPAFTGMMATLTVNRERMEELAPAGFSLATDIAEWLVRQGVPFRVAHEVAGECVKECERTGIELDQLTDEQFAKISPHLTPEVRGVLNVQGALAARGGRGGTAPVAVRAQLAEVKEDLAAQYAWAGAKR; encoded by the coding sequence GTGAGCAACGGCAACAGCGGTGACGTCCGGCTCTGGGGCGGCCGCTTCGCCGACGGCCCGTCCGAGGCACTGGAGAAGCTCAGCGCCTCCGTGCACTTCGACTGGCGCCTGGCGCCGTACGACATCGCCGGATCCCGCGCCCACGCCCGGGTGCTGCACACGGCGGGGCTGCTCACCGCCGATGAGCTGGAGCGGATGCTGGCGGGCCTGGACCGGCTGGAGGCCGATGTCGCCTCCGGCGACTTCACCGGCACCATCGCCGACGAGGACGTCCACACCGCGCTGGAGCGCGGTCTGCTGGAGCGGCTGGGCCCGGACCTCGGCGGCAAGCTGCGGGCCGGACGGTCCCGCAACGACCAGATCGCCACCCTCTTCCGGATGTATCTGCGCGACCACGCCCGGATCGTCGGCGGGCTGATCGCCGACCTCCAGCAGGCCCTGGTGGGGCTCGCGGAGGCGCACCCGGACGTCGCGATGCCCGGCCGTACGCACCTCCAGCACGCCCAGCCGGTGCTCTTCGCCCACCATGTCCTCGCCCATGTCCAGGCACTGTCGCGGGACGCGGAGCGGCTGCGGCAGTGGGACGAGCGCACCGCCGTCTCGCCGTACGGCTCGGGCGCGCTGGCCGGGTCCTCGCTGGGTCTCGACCCGCAGGCGGTCGCGGCCGACCTCGGCTTCGAGCGGGGCTCGTCCGCCAACTCGCTCGACGGCACGGCCTCCCGTGACTTCGTCGCGGAGTTCGCGTTCATCACCGCGATGATCGGCGTCGATCTGTCGCGGATCGCCGAGGAGATCATCCTCTGGAACACGAAGGAGTTCTCCTTCGTGACCCTCCACGACGCCTTCTCCACCGGCTCCTCGATCATGCCGCAGAAGAAGAACCCGGACATCGCGGAGCTCGCGCGCGGCAAGTCCGGCCGGCTGATCGGCAACCTCACCGGGCTGCTGGCCACCCTCAAGGCCCTGCCGCTCGCGTACAACCGCGACCTCCAGGAGGACAAGGAGCCGGTCTTCGACTCCTGCGACCAGCTGGAGGTGCTGCTCCCGGCCTTCACCGGGATGATGGCCACGCTGACCGTCAACCGCGAGCGCATGGAGGAACTGGCCCCGGCCGGGTTCTCGCTCGCCACCGACATCGCCGAATGGCTGGTGCGGCAGGGCGTGCCGTTCCGGGTGGCGCACGAGGTCGCGGGGGAATGCGTCAAGGAGTGCGAGCGGACGGGCATCGAGCTCGACCAGCTCACCGACGAGCAGTTCGCCAAGATCTCGCCGCATCTGACGCCGGAGGTCCGCGGCGTCCTCAATGTGCAGGGCGCGCTGGCCGCGCGCGGCGGCCGCGGCGGCACCGCCCCCGTGGCGGTGCGGGCCCAGCTCGCGGAGGTCAAGGAGGATCTGGCCGCCCAGTACGCGTGGGCGGGCGCCAAGCGCTGA
- a CDS encoding glycerophosphodiester phosphodiesterase codes for MEREQKPGRRTLLGAAALGAGAMALSGAGTATAAEPRTAPGAAAGTSGRGHELPVPTVIGHRGASGYRPEHTFGSYQLALDLGADIIEQDLVPTKDGHLVCRHENDITATTDVSAHPEFADRKTTKTVDGTKLTGWFSEDFTLAELKTLRAKERIPGNRQRNTLYDGRWEVPTFEEVLQWAEREGRERGRRIWLYVETKHPTYFRKLGLGLEERVAKLLRRYGRHREDSALFLQSFEPSSIQRLRKLVDTPSVVLLSTIDSRPWDFVEANDPRTVADLVKPEGLKWIASYAQGIGPDLSVIIPRTPDGKLGTPTSVVKDAHAAGLILHPYTMRNENTFLPADFRRGSDPNAYGDAFGAFKAYFATGIDGIFSDNADTALLAAADFRK; via the coding sequence ATGGAGCGGGAGCAGAAGCCCGGACGGCGCACCCTGCTGGGGGCCGCGGCCCTCGGTGCGGGAGCGATGGCGCTGAGCGGTGCGGGCACGGCGACGGCCGCGGAGCCGCGGACCGCGCCGGGCGCGGCCGCGGGAACGTCCGGCCGGGGCCATGAGCTGCCGGTTCCCACCGTGATCGGCCACCGCGGCGCCAGCGGCTACCGGCCCGAGCACACTTTCGGCTCGTACCAGCTCGCCCTGGACCTGGGCGCGGACATCATCGAGCAGGACCTGGTCCCCACCAAGGACGGCCATCTGGTCTGCCGCCACGAGAACGACATCACGGCCACCACGGACGTCTCCGCCCACCCGGAGTTCGCCGACCGCAAGACGACCAAGACGGTCGACGGCACCAAGCTCACCGGCTGGTTCTCCGAGGACTTCACCCTCGCCGAGCTGAAGACGCTGCGCGCCAAGGAGCGCATCCCGGGCAACCGCCAGCGCAACACCCTCTACGACGGCCGCTGGGAGGTGCCCACCTTCGAAGAGGTGCTCCAGTGGGCCGAGCGCGAGGGCCGCGAGCGCGGCCGCCGGATCTGGCTGTACGTGGAGACCAAGCACCCCACCTACTTCCGCAAGCTCGGCCTCGGCCTCGAGGAGCGGGTGGCCAAGCTGCTCCGCCGCTACGGCCGCCACCGCGAGGACTCGGCGCTGTTCCTCCAGTCCTTCGAGCCCAGCAGCATCCAGCGGCTGCGCAAGCTGGTGGACACCCCGTCGGTAGTGCTGCTGTCCACCATCGACAGCCGGCCCTGGGACTTCGTCGAGGCGAACGACCCGCGGACGGTCGCGGACCTGGTCAAGCCCGAGGGGCTCAAGTGGATCGCGAGCTACGCCCAGGGCATCGGCCCCGATCTGTCGGTCATCATCCCCCGGACGCCGGACGGCAAGCTGGGTACGCCGACCAGCGTGGTGAAGGACGCGCACGCGGCGGGGCTGATCCTGCACCCGTACACCATGCGCAACGAGAACACCTTCCTCCCGGCCGACTTCCGCCGCGGCAGCGACCCCAACGCCTACGGTGACGCTTTCGGGGCGTTCAAGGCATACTTCGCGACCGGAATCGACGGCATCTTCTCCGACAACGCGGACACCGCGCTGCTCGCGGCGGCGGACTTCCGCAAGTGA
- a CDS encoding lysophospholipid acyltransferase family protein — protein MSRFAFLKAVLGPLMRLMFRPRVEGAEGIPGSGPVILAGNHLTFIDSMILPLVCDRQVFFIGKDEYVTGKGLKGRLMAWFFTGVGMIPVDRDGGRGGVAALMTGRRVLEEGRVFGIYPEGTRSPDGRLYRGRTGIARLALMTGAPVVPFAMIGTDRIQPGGKGLPRPGKVEVRFGEPLEFTRYEGMDRDRYVLRAVTDEVMSEVMRLSGQEYVDIYATKAKSAA, from the coding sequence GTGTCCCGATTCGCGTTTCTGAAGGCAGTACTCGGTCCGCTGATGCGCCTGATGTTCCGCCCACGGGTCGAGGGGGCCGAGGGCATTCCGGGCTCGGGCCCGGTGATCCTCGCCGGGAACCATCTCACCTTCATCGACTCGATGATCCTGCCGCTGGTCTGTGACCGTCAGGTCTTCTTCATCGGCAAGGATGAGTACGTCACGGGCAAGGGCCTCAAGGGCCGGCTGATGGCCTGGTTCTTCACCGGCGTCGGCATGATCCCGGTGGACCGGGACGGCGGCCGCGGCGGCGTGGCGGCGCTGATGACGGGGCGCCGGGTGCTGGAGGAGGGCCGGGTCTTCGGCATCTACCCCGAGGGCACCCGCTCCCCCGACGGCCGCCTCTACCGCGGCCGCACCGGAATCGCCCGCCTCGCGCTGATGACCGGCGCGCCCGTGGTGCCGTTCGCGATGATCGGGACCGATCGGATCCAGCCGGGTGGCAAGGGGCTGCCGCGACCGGGCAAGGTCGAGGTCCGCTTCGGCGAGCCGCTGGAGTTCACCCGCTACGAGGGCATGGACCGCGACCGCTATGTGCTGCGGGCCGTGACCGACGAGGTGATGAGCGAGGTCATGCGGCTGTCGGGGCAGGAGTACGTGGACATCTACGCCACGAAGGCGAAGTCGGCCGCATGA
- a CDS encoding argininosuccinate synthase: MTERVVLAYSGGLDTSVAIGWIAEETDAEVIAVAVDVGQGGEDLDVIRKRALACGAVEAEVADAKDEFAAEYCLPAIKANALYMDRYPLVSALSRPTIVKHLVAAARKHGAGTVAHGCTGKGNDQVRFEAGISSLAPDLKCVAPVRDYAMTRDKAIAFCEAKGLPIATTKKSPYSIDQNVFGRAVETGFLEDIWNAPIEDVYEYTSDPATPREADEVIITFDKGVPVAIDGERVTVLQAIQRLNERAGAQGVGRIDMVEDRLVGIKSREVYEAPGAIALITAHQELEAVTVERELARYKRQVEQRWGELVYDGLWFSPLKRALDGFIAEANEHVSGEIRMTLHGGRAVVTGRKSQTSLYDFNLATYDTGDTFDQSLSKGFIEIFGMSSKIAAKRDLQQ; this comes from the coding sequence GTGACCGAGCGCGTCGTACTCGCCTACTCGGGCGGCCTGGACACCTCCGTCGCCATCGGCTGGATCGCCGAGGAGACGGATGCCGAGGTCATCGCCGTCGCCGTGGACGTCGGCCAGGGCGGTGAGGACCTGGACGTCATCCGCAAGCGCGCGCTCGCCTGCGGGGCGGTCGAGGCGGAGGTCGCGGACGCCAAGGACGAGTTCGCCGCGGAGTACTGCCTTCCGGCGATCAAGGCCAACGCGCTGTACATGGACCGCTACCCGCTGGTCTCCGCGCTGTCCCGGCCCACCATCGTGAAGCACCTGGTGGCCGCCGCCCGCAAGCACGGCGCCGGGACCGTCGCCCACGGCTGCACCGGCAAGGGGAACGACCAGGTGCGGTTCGAGGCCGGTATCTCGTCCCTCGCCCCCGATCTGAAGTGCGTCGCACCGGTCCGGGACTACGCCATGACCCGGGACAAGGCGATCGCCTTCTGCGAGGCCAAGGGCCTGCCGATCGCGACCACCAAGAAGTCCCCGTACTCGATCGACCAGAACGTCTTCGGGCGGGCCGTGGAGACCGGCTTCCTGGAGGACATCTGGAACGCGCCGATCGAGGACGTCTACGAGTACACCTCCGACCCGGCCACCCCGCGCGAGGCCGACGAGGTGATCATCACCTTCGACAAGGGCGTGCCCGTCGCGATCGACGGCGAGCGCGTCACCGTGCTCCAGGCCATCCAGCGGCTGAACGAGCGGGCGGGGGCCCAGGGCGTCGGCCGGATCGACATGGTCGAGGACCGGCTGGTGGGCATCAAGTCGCGGGAGGTCTACGAGGCGCCGGGCGCCATCGCGCTGATCACCGCCCACCAGGAGCTGGAGGCCGTCACCGTCGAGCGCGAGCTGGCCCGCTACAAGCGGCAGGTCGAGCAGCGCTGGGGCGAGCTGGTCTACGACGGTCTGTGGTTCTCGCCGCTCAAGCGGGCCCTCGACGGATTCATCGCCGAGGCGAACGAGCACGTGTCCGGCGAGATCCGGATGACCCTGCACGGCGGCCGGGCCGTCGTCACCGGACGGAAGTCGCAGACGTCGCTCTACGACTTCAACCTGGCGACCTACGACACCGGCGACACCTTCGACCAGTCGCTGTCCAAGGGCTTCATCGAGATCTTCGGCATGTCCAGCAAGATCGCCGCGAAGCGGGATCTCCAGCAGTAG
- a CDS encoding sigma-70 family RNA polymerase sigma factor, with amino-acid sequence MDLVKQLGPLLAAEAAAEAHGVGVEPAELEQAVWLRLLERTRDTGPPPHPARWLRRAVRAEVRGARRRARREVPYDPVAGGPPSGPEPRPAEHAVLAAEARRTLRAAVRRLPGRCPALLAAMLSRADPTYREMAGQLGMSQGSLGPVRSRCLGCLRRMLTAEVAAPEPWGKER; translated from the coding sequence ATGGACCTTGTGAAGCAACTGGGCCCGTTGCTGGCCGCCGAGGCGGCGGCCGAGGCACACGGCGTCGGCGTCGAGCCCGCCGAACTCGAACAGGCCGTCTGGCTGCGGCTGCTGGAGCGCACCCGGGACACCGGACCGCCGCCCCACCCCGCCCGCTGGCTGCGCCGCGCCGTACGGGCCGAGGTGCGCGGGGCCAGGCGCCGGGCGCGCCGCGAGGTGCCGTACGACCCGGTGGCCGGCGGCCCGCCCAGCGGCCCCGAGCCCCGGCCGGCCGAACACGCCGTGCTGGCCGCGGAGGCCCGCCGGACGCTGCGCGCGGCGGTGCGGCGGCTGCCCGGGCGCTGCCCCGCGCTGCTCGCGGCGATGCTCTCCCGCGCGGATCCCACGTATCGCGAAATGGCCGGTCAGTTGGGAATGTCACAGGGCAGTCTGGGCCCGGTACGTTCCCGATGTCTGGGTTGCCTGCGCAGAATGCTCACGGCGGAGGTTGCGGCTCCTGAACCGTGGGGAAAGGAGCGATAG
- a CDS encoding HutD family protein produces the protein MRSPKNPPGEPVIGSPDTSRVIRMARLEPQRWANGRGWTREIYRAPVADPLETAAWRLSLADIEDTGPFSPFPGLERHLLSAAPVPLQLSIDGAVHDLCYTQIVSFAGTSEVATTAVHGRAQALNLMVRSGIRGSLDLLRGDARLPVSAGFATALVVLDGIVALDGRRLERFDTVLPGADETRLGLRGATVARVRVGPFCGRA, from the coding sequence GGCTCGCCGGACACCTCACGCGTCATCCGGATGGCCAGGCTCGAACCACAGCGTTGGGCCAACGGACGAGGCTGGACCCGCGAGATCTACCGTGCGCCCGTGGCAGATCCCCTGGAGACGGCCGCGTGGCGGCTGAGCCTCGCGGATATCGAGGACACCGGACCCTTCTCACCCTTTCCGGGGTTGGAGCGTCATCTGCTGTCGGCCGCCCCCGTACCTCTTCAGCTGTCCATCGACGGTGCTGTCCACGATCTGTGTTACACCCAGATCGTCTCGTTCGCCGGGACCTCCGAAGTGGCCACGACCGCTGTGCACGGCCGGGCGCAGGCGCTCAACCTCATGGTCCGCAGCGGCATCCGCGGCAGCCTCGACCTTCTCCGGGGCGACGCGCGGCTGCCGGTCTCGGCCGGGTTCGCCACCGCTCTGGTGGTCCTCGATGGCATCGTCGCGCTCGACGGCCGGCGGCTGGAGCGTTTCGACACCGTCCTTCCCGGCGCCGACGAGACACGCCTCGGCCTCCGGGGTGCGACCGTGGCTCGCGTGCGCGTCGGGCCGTTCTGCGGCCGGGCCTGA
- a CDS encoding GNAT family N-acetyltransferase, producing MGMSVTISAATADDAEQILKLQYLCYQGEAELYGDFSIEPLTQSLDDLRAELSEGCVLVARLGAEVVGSVRGVVDDKGTAAIAKLIVHPRMQRHGLGGRLLAAIEERLSEERAAKRYRLFTGHRSEGNLRLYRRYGYAQVGTEEVNRRLSLVTLEKDATATAYAASA from the coding sequence ATGGGCATGAGCGTGACCATCTCCGCGGCGACCGCGGACGACGCCGAGCAGATTCTGAAGCTGCAGTATCTGTGTTATCAGGGCGAGGCGGAGCTCTACGGCGACTTCTCGATCGAACCGCTGACGCAGTCGCTCGACGACCTGCGCGCCGAACTGAGCGAGGGCTGTGTGCTCGTCGCCCGGCTCGGCGCGGAGGTCGTCGGCTCGGTCCGCGGGGTCGTCGACGACAAGGGGACCGCCGCCATCGCCAAGCTGATCGTCCACCCCCGGATGCAGCGGCACGGCCTGGGCGGACGGCTGCTCGCGGCGATCGAGGAGCGGCTCTCCGAGGAGCGGGCCGCCAAGCGGTACCGCCTGTTCACCGGCCACCGCAGCGAGGGCAACCTGCGGCTGTACCGCCGCTACGGCTACGCCCAGGTGGGCACCGAGGAGGTCAACCGCCGGCTGAGCCTGGTCACCCTGGAGAAGGACGCCACGGCCACCGCGTACGCCGCCAGCGCCTAA
- a CDS encoding aldo/keto reductase yields MSVERLVEIAAPGAGPARIGLGLAAVGRPAYINLGRDRDLPAERPVEVMRRRSHELLEAGYAAGVRYLDAARSYGRAEEFLADWLRDRPDAARDVVVGSKWGYTYVAEWRTDAETHEVKDHGVETFDRQRELTDALLGDRLDLYQIHSVTPDSPALTDPELHARLAGLAAEGVTVGISTSGPRQAEAIRAALAVEADGRPLFRTVQSTYNLLEPSAGAALAEAHEAGRAVIVKEAVANGRLTEAAERLPEPLRQVAEETGATPDAVALAAVLHRPWVTVVLSGAATKDQLRSNLAAADLRLDESGLARLEQLAETPQTYWRHRSELPWA; encoded by the coding sequence ATGAGCGTCGAACGTCTCGTGGAGATCGCGGCCCCCGGGGCGGGGCCGGCCCGGATCGGGCTCGGCCTGGCCGCGGTCGGCCGCCCCGCCTACATCAACCTCGGCCGGGACCGTGACCTCCCGGCCGAGCGCCCGGTCGAGGTGATGCGGCGGCGCAGCCATGAGCTGCTGGAAGCCGGGTACGCCGCCGGGGTGCGCTATCTGGACGCGGCGCGCTCCTACGGCCGGGCCGAGGAGTTCCTCGCCGACTGGCTGCGGGACCGCCCGGACGCCGCCCGGGACGTGGTCGTCGGCTCCAAGTGGGGCTATACGTATGTCGCCGAGTGGCGTACGGACGCCGAGACCCACGAGGTCAAGGACCATGGCGTCGAGACCTTCGACCGGCAGCGCGAGCTGACCGACGCGCTGCTCGGCGACCGGCTTGACCTCTACCAGATCCACTCGGTGACCCCCGACAGCCCCGCCCTCACCGACCCCGAACTGCACGCGCGGCTGGCCGGGCTCGCCGCGGAGGGCGTGACGGTCGGCATCTCCACCAGCGGTCCGCGCCAGGCCGAGGCGATCCGTGCCGCGCTGGCCGTGGAGGCCGACGGCCGTCCGCTCTTCCGTACCGTCCAGTCCACCTACAACCTGCTGGAGCCGTCGGCCGGGGCGGCGCTGGCCGAGGCCCATGAGGCGGGCCGGGCGGTCATCGTCAAGGAAGCCGTGGCCAACGGCCGGCTCACCGAGGCGGCCGAGCGGCTTCCGGAGCCCCTGCGCCAGGTGGCCGAGGAGACGGGCGCCACTCCGGACGCGGTCGCCCTGGCCGCGGTGCTGCACCGGCCCTGGGTGACGGTGGTCCTCTCCGGCGCCGCCACGAAGGACCAGCTGCGGTCCAACCTGGCCGCCGCCGACCTCCGCCTGGACGAGTCCGGACTGGCCCGGCTGGAGCAACTGGCCGAGACCCCGCAGACCTACTGGCGGCACCGCTCCGAGCTGCCCTGGGCGTGA
- a CDS encoding alpha/beta fold hydrolase, with protein sequence MTVPSPDFVMLRGRRFAVTDFGGPGDPVLALHGHFGRGRMYAPLAAALAPERRVIALDQRGHGLTGGGGPFTLDEYVADAAALLRELDLGPVPVVAHSTGAVGAYALAARHPDLVSALVVEDIGAVTDRPVVSHPVLDVSGWPTWAVDREKLRAAIESRGIPDASYFLDSAEPDPQSGGWRLLFEPSHMMASQQAMCGDFWDDWLGSSCPALLMRGEHSSLLPPGHAHEMATRRPDTKLREFAGCGHWIHDDAPRPYARAVRSFLGAL encoded by the coding sequence ATGACCGTGCCCTCCCCCGACTTCGTGATGCTGCGCGGTCGGCGGTTCGCCGTGACCGATTTCGGCGGGCCGGGCGACCCGGTCCTGGCCCTGCACGGCCACTTCGGCCGGGGCCGGATGTACGCGCCGCTGGCCGCCGCCCTCGCCCCCGAACGGCGGGTGATCGCCCTCGATCAGCGGGGGCACGGGCTGACCGGCGGCGGTGGCCCCTTCACGCTGGACGAGTACGTGGCCGACGCCGCCGCGCTGCTGCGGGAGCTGGATCTCGGCCCGGTCCCGGTCGTCGCCCACTCCACGGGCGCGGTCGGCGCGTACGCGCTGGCCGCCCGTCATCCGGATCTGGTGAGCGCGCTCGTCGTCGAGGACATCGGCGCGGTGACGGACCGTCCGGTGGTCAGCCATCCGGTGCTGGATGTCTCCGGGTGGCCGACCTGGGCCGTGGACCGGGAGAAGCTGCGCGCCGCCATCGAGTCCCGGGGCATTCCGGACGCCTCGTACTTCCTGGACAGCGCCGAGCCGGACCCGCAATCGGGCGGCTGGCGGCTGCTGTTCGAGCCCAGCCACATGATGGCGTCCCAGCAGGCCATGTGCGGTGACTTCTGGGACGACTGGCTGGGCTCCTCCTGCCCCGCGCTGCTGATGCGCGGCGAACACAGCTCGCTGCTGCCGCCGGGCCACGCCCACGAGATGGCCACCCGCCGCCCCGACACCAAGCTCCGCGAATTCGCCGGGTGCGGTCACTGGATCCATGACGACGCGCCCCGGCCGTACGCCCGCGCGGTCCGTTCGTTCCTGGGCGCGCTGTAG